The following proteins are encoded in a genomic region of bacterium:
- a CDS encoding metal ABC transporter ATP-binding protein codes for MSDFTHAVELTDITVKHNDIAIIDNVSLTIDKGNFAAIIGPNGAGKTTLVKVILGLIKPDHGTVKVFDRPLDQLGELRSKIGYVPQIFTIDIKFPITVFETVLMGMYGRLGIGRRVGLPEREAAYAAMEKVGITDLKDRPIARLSGGQRQRAFIARALANNPDLLVLDEPTTGVDIATTGSLYTLLRQLKGEGVTVLLVTHDVGVVANYIDTLACLNRSLVAHCRPGEVECTNALKAMYGCDVAYLHHGGAPHIVVEEHE; via the coding sequence ATGAGCGATTTTACACATGCCGTTGAGCTTACCGACATCACGGTCAAGCATAACGATATAGCCATCATCGATAATGTATCCCTGACTATAGACAAAGGCAATTTCGCTGCAATAATTGGTCCCAATGGCGCAGGCAAGACCACTCTTGTCAAGGTCATACTGGGTCTTATCAAACCCGACCATGGTACGGTGAAAGTTTTCGACAGGCCTCTCGACCAGTTGGGTGAACTGCGCTCCAAGATAGGCTATGTGCCTCAGATATTCACCATCGACATAAAGTTTCCTATCACAGTCTTCGAGACAGTGCTGATGGGCATGTACGGCAGGCTGGGCATTGGCCGACGCGTTGGACTTCCTGAGCGCGAGGCGGCATATGCGGCGATGGAAAAGGTAGGCATCACTGATTTGAAGGACAGGCCGATAGCCAGGCTATCCGGCGGCCAGAGGCAGCGTGCGTTTATTGCAAGGGCATTGGCGAACAATCCTGATCTGCTGGTCCTTGATGAGCCGACAACCGGCGTCGATATTGCGACCACCGGCAGCTTATATACACTGCTGCGCCAGCTTAAAGGCGAGGGGGTTACGGTGCTGCTGGTCACGCACGATGTCGGCGTAGTGGCAAATTATATCGACACACTGGCGTGTCTCAACAGATCGCTGGTAGCACACTGCCGGCCCGGCGAGGTCGAGTGTACTAATGCGCTCAAGGCAATGTATGGCTGTGACGTGGCGTATCTTCATCATGGCGGTGCCCCGCATATTGTGGTGGAGGAGCACGAATGA
- a CDS encoding phage holin family protein: protein MGMFKRWLIGIFAILVTVWVLKQLPPIFNLGWKSLWGPIVFVPVLAVANAVVGSILKLISAPISCLTLGLFGFVINAIVFWLAGIATGAQMSFLAPFVGSILYTIISAPLNSALKEND, encoded by the coding sequence ATGGGTATGTTCAAAAGATGGCTGATCGGCATTTTCGCCATACTGGTCACCGTATGGGTCTTGAAGCAGCTTCCGCCGATTTTTAATCTCGGCTGGAAATCGCTGTGGGGACCGATTGTGTTCGTGCCTGTATTGGCAGTCGCAAATGCTGTGGTCGGCAGTATTCTGAAACTAATTTCCGCGCCCATAAGCTGTCTCACACTGGGACTTTTTGGGTTCGTAATAAATGCAATAGTCTTCTGGCTTGCGGGAATCGCAACCGGCGCGCAAATGAGCTTTCTTGCGCCGTTTGTTGGCTCGATCCTATACACCATAATATCCGCTCCGCTGAACTCTGCGCTTAAGGAGAATGACTGA
- the rapZ gene encoding RNase adapter RapZ, protein MDSKKQLVIVTGMSGAGKSLAVATFEDLNFFCIDNLPPALLPGTVDLWKSPKEPENVAIAVDVRAGQFFNDFLPACEQIYENPPESFSKPVVLFLNASDGELIKRFKETRRKHPLVTNDRGIIDAIRLEREVLADIQEHADKIIDTTNLEAEGLRRLIRQVFGPANAQERLMIAVVSFGFKHGVPLDADVVFDVRFLANPFWVPELRDKDGTTPDAQQYILSDPLTEPLLEKLFDLVEFSIPQYIKEGKAYLTIAIGCTGGKQRSVVVANELAKFLASSNYVVRVEHRDLHQLRGQSDAR, encoded by the coding sequence TTGGACAGCAAGAAACAACTGGTCATAGTCACCGGGATGTCCGGTGCGGGAAAGTCGCTTGCGGTCGCAACATTCGAGGACCTCAATTTCTTTTGTATAGACAATCTGCCTCCGGCGCTCCTTCCGGGCACAGTGGACCTCTGGAAATCGCCGAAGGAGCCTGAGAATGTCGCCATAGCAGTCGATGTGCGGGCGGGGCAGTTCTTCAATGACTTTTTGCCTGCATGCGAGCAGATATACGAAAACCCTCCGGAGAGCTTTTCAAAACCAGTGGTGCTTTTCCTCAATGCCAGTGACGGAGAACTGATAAAGAGGTTCAAAGAGACGCGCAGAAAGCACCCGTTGGTGACGAATGACAGGGGTATAATCGATGCGATCAGGCTGGAACGCGAAGTGCTCGCCGACATCCAGGAACATGCAGACAAGATCATAGACACCACGAACCTGGAAGCCGAAGGCCTGCGTCGTTTGATACGGCAGGTTTTCGGTCCGGCCAATGCTCAGGAACGGCTGATGATTGCAGTTGTGTCTTTCGGGTTCAAGCATGGCGTACCTCTGGATGCGGATGTGGTCTTCGATGTCAGGTTCCTGGCGAACCCGTTCTGGGTTCCCGAACTGCGTGACAAGGACGGCACGACTCCCGATGCGCAGCAGTATATTCTCTCCGACCCGCTCACCGAGCCTCTGCTTGAGAAATTGTTCGATCTGGTGGAGTTCAGCATTCCTCAATACATCAAAGAGGGCAAAGCATATTTGACGATTGCAATCGGCTGCACCGGCGGCAAACAGCGGTCGGTCGTGGTTGCCAACGAACTGGCCAAGTTCCTCGCAAGTTCCAATTATGTTGTCAGGGTCGAGCATCGCGACCTCCATCAGCTTCGGGGGCAGAGCGATGCGCGTTAA
- a CDS encoding CPBP family intramembrane metalloprotease has product MPLYETCAKLAVYLFCIGIALELSHRFYWNMNQQVAQSQMSSFSRTTLGMLIACIPMGTSVAITLAFITLVDKKSIASLGLTYDGGSLTYMAYGAGIALGCVVLEYLIGLLFGYVRVRPSVLSDDCVACLPLFLGGLIDFMSAAVFEEIIFRGYVFYLLYSAWGLEVAIAISSFIFAIAHLFKHKSMPALFTLNAFIFGLILAFCRFHTGTLWLPIGLHFGWNVASGPIFGLPCSGRSYERGVVVSDISGPSWLTGGLYSLDAGLLGTFALVVAAIGLLIVAPMQ; this is encoded by the coding sequence ATGCCGCTTTATGAAACCTGTGCGAAACTTGCAGTCTATCTCTTCTGCATTGGGATAGCGCTTGAGCTGTCGCACCGCTTCTACTGGAATATGAACCAGCAGGTGGCGCAGTCTCAAATGTCCTCATTTTCACGAACAACCCTTGGAATGTTGATTGCTTGCATTCCAATGGGGACTTCCGTGGCAATTACTCTTGCATTCATCACCTTGGTAGACAAAAAGTCTATTGCGTCCCTTGGCCTGACATATGACGGTGGTTCATTGACTTACATGGCCTATGGCGCTGGTATAGCGCTTGGTTGTGTAGTCCTGGAATATCTGATCGGACTGTTATTCGGCTATGTCAGAGTCAGACCATCCGTGCTCTCCGATGACTGTGTAGCGTGCCTGCCGCTTTTTTTGGGCGGTCTGATCGACTTTATGAGCGCTGCAGTTTTTGAGGAAATAATTTTCAGGGGCTATGTATTCTATCTGCTTTACAGCGCATGGGGGCTTGAGGTAGCGATTGCGATATCGTCATTCATATTCGCGATAGCTCACCTGTTCAAACATAAAAGCATGCCTGCACTGTTCACTCTCAACGCATTCATATTTGGTTTGATCCTGGCATTTTGCCGATTCCATACGGGAACGCTCTGGCTTCCCATCGGTTTGCATTTCGGCTGGAACGTGGCGTCAGGACCGATATTTGGTCTCCCATGTTCCGGTCGTTCATACGAACGCGGGGTCGTGGTAAGCGATATATCGGGACCCTCATGGCTAACAGGCGGATTATATTCGCTCGATGCCGGCCTGCTTGGAACATTTGCGCTGGTCGTGGCGGCGATTGGACTGTTGATCGTTGCGCCCATGCAGTGA
- a CDS encoding methylated-DNA--[protein]-cysteine S-methyltransferase, with protein sequence MKYYCVIETKLGFIALAGVDGRLTRSTLPKPTRTSALESLGAGIESSFVEDCDAFGDLPGRLMDYANGRRVDFSGVSVDLSGYGKFHAAVLSACRKVPYGELITYGGLAAMAGSKKAARAAGSAMAGNNVPIIIPCHRVIASGGKIGGFSAGLDMKRKLLRLEGARMV encoded by the coding sequence GTGAAATATTATTGTGTCATAGAAACTAAGCTCGGCTTTATTGCGCTTGCGGGAGTTGACGGCAGACTCACTCGCTCGACTCTGCCTAAACCGACACGGACGTCAGCTCTCGAATCGCTCGGTGCAGGAATAGAGAGTTCATTTGTGGAAGATTGTGATGCATTCGGCGATCTGCCCGGCAGGCTTATGGACTATGCAAACGGCAGGCGCGTGGACTTTTCCGGCGTGTCGGTCGACTTGAGTGGATACGGCAAATTTCATGCGGCCGTCCTTTCGGCATGTCGAAAAGTGCCGTATGGTGAACTGATAACCTACGGCGGCCTTGCTGCAATGGCTGGCTCAAAAAAGGCGGCCAGAGCCGCCGGAAGTGCTATGGCGGGCAACAATGTGCCGATAATAATACCGTGTCACCGCGTTATAGCTTCTGGTGGGAAGATAGGCGGGTTTTCCGCAGGTCTGGACATGAAAAGAAAGCTGCTCAGGCTTGAAGGGGCTAGGATGGTTTGA
- a CDS encoding Maf family protein has protein sequence MPKRDVILASASPRREELLGLIFKEFWVTPSEFDESKVPQDLPPAEQVVYSSQMKARDVAAGNPKSLVIAADTIVVVDETILGKPHDRADAARMLKMLSGRTHQVYTGVAVIYDGKQHSAFECTDVTFSDLSDEIISRYVSSGEPMDKAGAYAIQGRGAVLIESICGCYFNVVGLPVHKLSNLLGEIGIPPLMS, from the coding sequence TTGCCCAAACGTGACGTGATTCTTGCTTCAGCCTCGCCGAGGCGCGAGGAACTGCTCGGGCTGATATTCAAGGAATTCTGGGTCACGCCCAGTGAGTTTGACGAATCGAAAGTCCCTCAAGACCTTCCACCTGCCGAACAGGTAGTATATTCATCCCAAATGAAAGCCAGGGATGTGGCCGCAGGTAACCCCAAATCGCTTGTGATAGCAGCGGACACGATTGTGGTCGTAGACGAGACCATACTCGGCAAACCCCATGACAGGGCGGACGCAGCGCGCATGCTCAAGATGCTCAGTGGCAGGACTCATCAGGTCTACACAGGTGTCGCGGTAATATATGACGGCAAGCAGCACAGCGCATTTGAGTGCACGGATGTCACCTTCAGCGATCTGAGCGATGAAATCATCTCGCGTTATGTATCCAGCGGCGAACCGATGGACAAGGCCGGCGCATATGCAATACAAGGCCGCGGAGCAGTGTTGATCGAGTCGATATGCGGGTGCTATTTCAATGTCGTCGGGTTGCCGGTCCACAAGCTGAGCAATCTTCTTGGTGAGATCGGCATACCTCCTCTCATGTCCTAG
- a CDS encoding HD domain-containing protein translates to MKKLYVANLQEGARIEEVFLVVSKSVANTRTGSQFLKMTLADKTGTVDSVKWDVSEADVGRISEDDYIHVQASVKSYNDHPQLVIESFQRWGDAIDPADFLRSSPRNPDEMSSELSAILAQVTNPNLRSLLDSFFSDNEYSAKFKQAPAAKKLHHAYIGGLLEHTLNVVRTCAALADLYPNADRELLLTGAALHDIGKVDEYLWSSSIKFSNAGHLVGHVVGGAMMVKAAADAIDSFDPMMSLALQHMIISHHGTKEWGSPKLPKSIEALILHCADYLDAHVAIFEEAIQSSGSDGLFTERHFLLERPIFKGLHGSAEVFNGLGQVGEPVLPSGEAVDLENFAVEDDYDPFADE, encoded by the coding sequence GTGAAGAAGCTCTACGTTGCAAATCTTCAAGAGGGTGCCAGGATCGAAGAGGTATTCCTGGTGGTTTCCAAGTCGGTGGCAAACACACGCACCGGCTCACAGTTCCTCAAAATGACCCTCGCCGACAAGACCGGCACGGTGGACAGCGTCAAATGGGACGTCTCAGAAGCCGACGTCGGGCGCATCAGCGAGGATGATTACATCCATGTCCAGGCATCCGTCAAGAGCTACAACGACCATCCCCAACTGGTCATAGAGTCGTTCCAAAGGTGGGGCGATGCCATAGACCCTGCGGATTTTCTCCGCAGCAGCCCACGAAATCCCGATGAGATGTCCAGTGAGCTTTCTGCGATATTGGCGCAGGTGACCAATCCAAATCTGCGCTCTCTGCTCGACAGTTTCTTTTCAGACAATGAGTATTCCGCAAAGTTCAAGCAGGCTCCGGCTGCAAAAAAGCTCCATCATGCTTATATCGGCGGGCTGCTGGAACATACGCTCAATGTTGTTCGCACATGCGCCGCTCTTGCCGATCTATATCCAAATGCCGACCGCGAACTGCTCCTTACAGGCGCTGCACTCCATGACATCGGCAAGGTGGATGAGTATTTGTGGTCGAGTTCGATCAAGTTTTCCAATGCGGGTCATCTGGTGGGTCATGTCGTTGGCGGTGCCATGATGGTGAAGGCAGCGGCTGATGCTATCGATAGTTTCGACCCAATGATGAGTCTTGCGCTGCAGCATATGATTATCTCTCATCATGGGACAAAAGAGTGGGGCTCACCAAAGCTGCCGAAGAGCATAGAGGCACTGATATTGCACTGCGCGGACTATTTGGATGCCCACGTCGCGATATTCGAGGAAGCCATACAAAGCTCCGGCAGCGACGGCCTGTTCACCGAGCGTCATTTCCTGTTGGAAAGGCCGATATTCAAGGGATTGCACGGCAGTGCTGAAGTCTTTAACGGTTTAGGGCAGGTAGGAGAGCCTGTTTTGCCGAGCGGAGAAGCTGTCGATCTCGAGAATTTTGCCGTGGAGGATGATTACGATCCATTTGCGGACGAATAG
- a CDS encoding metal ABC transporter substrate-binding protein, which yields MKTLYQLAVLTIVTIVIVCGAAGCGHRQSRPERMQVAVSIGPLGDFAKNVGGDNVDVHILVQPGASPHTYQLTTDQMEMLSKASVLVLNGVNLEFWADKAIDAANNSKLVVVKTANGLPIIDSGDDHDHPGGNPHVWLNPIYAVHQVKMIRDAFIKADPEHKEQYDKNAAQYINKLMQLDKQIRQRVKTFTSKDFIAFHPAWVYFAREYGLNQVAVIEETPGREPAPSELGDIVKVCKRINAKAIFSEPQFSPKAAQVIADECGAQVLMLDPMGKAPDYDYIETMHANLDQMTKALGRK from the coding sequence TTGAAGACCCTATATCAATTGGCAGTGCTTACTATTGTAACTATTGTCATTGTCTGCGGTGCTGCAGGCTGCGGCCATAGGCAGAGTAGACCGGAAAGAATGCAGGTCGCTGTAAGCATCGGACCGCTGGGTGATTTCGCGAAGAATGTGGGTGGGGACAATGTCGACGTCCACATACTTGTGCAACCCGGCGCCAGCCCGCACACATACCAGCTCACGACCGACCAGATGGAGATGCTCAGCAAAGCGTCCGTGCTTGTCTTGAACGGTGTCAATCTCGAGTTCTGGGCAGACAAGGCAATTGATGCTGCGAATAACTCAAAACTGGTTGTCGTAAAGACAGCCAATGGACTGCCGATCATCGATTCCGGTGACGACCATGACCACCCCGGCGGCAATCCACACGTATGGCTGAACCCTATATACGCGGTCCATCAGGTAAAAATGATACGCGATGCATTCATCAAAGCCGATCCCGAGCACAAAGAGCAGTATGATAAGAATGCCGCACAATACATAAACAAACTTATGCAGCTCGACAAGCAAATTCGTCAGCGGGTGAAGACTTTCACCTCAAAGGATTTCATAGCGTTTCACCCTGCATGGGTATATTTTGCCAGGGAGTATGGGCTCAACCAGGTCGCGGTGATCGAGGAGACACCCGGCAGAGAGCCAGCACCATCTGAACTGGGTGACATAGTCAAAGTGTGTAAAAGAATTAATGCAAAAGCTATATTCTCAGAGCCTCAGTTTTCTCCAAAAGCCGCTCAAGTAATAGCGGATGAATGCGGAGCGCAGGTTTTGATGCTCGATCCGATGGGCAAAGCGCCCGATTACGACTATATCGAGACCATGCATGCCAATCTCGATCAAATGACAAAAGCGCTGGGGCGAAAATGA
- a CDS encoding YvcK family protein has product MRVKSLMSNLKWLYPGMRVKRWLMLVPVGVAAVIAGVVLLLNMHIVDLLGTVGTEAFRRFGLRLDKPGVQIPVGIGLVSAGLILIFASLRQVVRSITSVVSPEAEGKLADVIYQRRYLSQGHRIVVIGGGTGLSTMLRGLKQYSSNIVAVVTVTDDGGSSGRLQRDMGILPPGDIRNCLVALADAEPTMTKLFQYRFSETSDQLDGHSFGNLLIAAMTQITGDFEKAIKETSQILAIRGLVLPSTTDRVKLQAEFTDGSFIEGETNITKTPGAIKYMMLHPSNVSPLEETLRAIELADVIVLGPGSVFTSIVPNLLVGGIPETIEKSEAVKIYVCNVMTQPGETDGFTASDHVSAVARHTECRVFQHVLVNQERPTKDLLEKYAQEKQYFVEPDITEIRDMGYKPVVGDYISQTDVVRHDPDKLAEAIIKLSY; this is encoded by the coding sequence ATGCGCGTTAAGTCTCTTATGAGCAATTTGAAGTGGCTGTATCCGGGTATGAGGGTCAAGCGGTGGCTGATGCTGGTCCCGGTCGGTGTGGCCGCAGTAATAGCAGGTGTCGTCCTGTTACTCAATATGCACATTGTCGATCTGCTGGGAACGGTCGGCACGGAAGCGTTCCGCAGGTTCGGACTGAGGCTGGATAAGCCCGGCGTACAAATACCTGTCGGCATTGGATTGGTCTCTGCCGGGTTGATTCTGATCTTTGCGAGCCTGCGCCAGGTGGTCAGATCGATCACCAGCGTTGTCAGCCCCGAGGCGGAGGGCAAACTTGCCGACGTGATCTACCAGAGGCGATATCTGTCACAGGGTCATCGAATCGTGGTCATCGGCGGAGGCACTGGCCTGTCGACCATGCTGCGTGGTCTGAAGCAGTATTCCAGCAATATCGTGGCGGTGGTGACTGTGACCGACGACGGCGGCAGTTCAGGCCGTCTGCAGCGCGACATGGGGATTCTACCGCCTGGAGACATCAGAAACTGCCTGGTTGCTCTGGCGGACGCCGAGCCTACCATGACCAAGCTTTTTCAATACAGGTTCAGCGAGACCAGCGATCAGCTTGACGGCCACTCTTTCGGTAATCTTCTGATCGCCGCCATGACCCAGATTACCGGTGATTTTGAGAAGGCAATCAAGGAGACGAGTCAGATTCTGGCGATTCGTGGGCTTGTCCTGCCTTCCACGACCGACAGGGTGAAGCTCCAGGCAGAGTTTACGGACGGTTCATTCATCGAGGGCGAGACAAACATCACCAAAACGCCTGGTGCGATCAAATATATGATGCTGCATCCATCAAACGTAAGTCCACTCGAAGAGACGCTGCGCGCAATCGAACTTGCGGATGTGATTGTGCTTGGTCCGGGCAGTGTGTTTACGAGCATAGTGCCTAATCTGCTTGTGGGCGGCATTCCTGAGACCATTGAGAAGTCGGAAGCAGTCAAGATTTATGTATGCAATGTCATGACCCAGCCCGGCGAGACTGACGGATTCACTGCATCGGACCATGTCAGTGCGGTTGCCCGGCATACGGAGTGCCGAGTGTTCCAGCATGTGCTTGTAAACCAGGAGCGACCCACCAAAGACCTGCTCGAAAAGTATGCTCAGGAGAAACAGTATTTTGTCGAGCCGGATATCACTGAAATACGCGATATGGGTTACAAGCCGGTCGTAGGGGACTATATAAGCCAGACGGATGTCGTCCGACACGATCCTGACAAGTTGGCCGAAGCAATTATCAAGCTGTCCTATTAA
- a CDS encoding metal ABC transporter permease, producing MIDILGYSFMQRAIIAGTLVGALCAVIGVYVILRGMAFMGAGIAHCSLGGVAIGILFGINPIWSAVVFSILAGWGIAAASRKGHVKEDTAIGIIFVSGMALGILIIGLTHSYQVDLLSYLFGSITAVTVQDVWTTVVITALVLGCVFVLFKDLMFVIFDPEMAEVTGVPAGKLYYLLITMIALTVVMSIKVVGIVLVSALIVTPAAAAYQLTESFRKMMALAVVFGIGSTIGGLLISDWLSIAPGASIVLLATLAFVVSAVLSPRRRKK from the coding sequence ATGATAGACATACTGGGCTACTCGTTTATGCAGCGCGCGATAATCGCCGGAACGCTCGTAGGAGCGCTGTGTGCTGTCATCGGCGTATATGTGATTCTGCGCGGAATGGCGTTTATGGGGGCAGGAATAGCGCACTGTTCGCTCGGCGGAGTGGCGATTGGAATTCTTTTTGGGATCAACCCCATATGGAGCGCTGTGGTTTTCTCGATACTGGCCGGGTGGGGGATCGCTGCTGCGTCACGCAAGGGGCATGTCAAAGAGGATACAGCCATCGGCATTATATTTGTATCGGGTATGGCGCTGGGAATCCTTATTATCGGGCTGACCCACAGCTATCAGGTCGACCTCTTAAGTTATCTATTCGGCAGTATTACGGCTGTCACGGTCCAGGACGTCTGGACGACTGTCGTCATCACTGCTCTCGTGCTCGGTTGCGTGTTCGTGTTGTTCAAGGACCTGATGTTCGTGATATTCGACCCTGAGATGGCCGAGGTGACGGGAGTGCCGGCTGGAAAGCTATATTATCTGCTGATAACGATGATAGCGCTTACAGTGGTCATGTCTATCAAAGTGGTGGGGATTGTGCTGGTCTCCGCGCTTATTGTCACTCCAGCTGCCGCAGCATATCAGCTTACTGAGAGTTTCAGGAAGATGATGGCTCTGGCAGTAGTGTTCGGCATCGGCTCGACAATCGGCGGGCTGTTGATATCTGACTGGCTGTCTATTGCGCCGGGTGCGTCTATTGTATTGCTTGCCACACTTGCATTCGTCGTATCTGCCGTGCTATCTCCGAGGCGGAGGAAGAAATAG
- the selA gene encoding L-seryl-tRNA(Sec) selenium transferase, whose amino-acid sequence MKKTNTSDQYRQLPSVDEMLRDERIVCLLDKHSRTAITDAIRTVLEKSRCAIADGAQAPDHSELYEQVETEVKRLARPSLRRAVNATGVILHTNLGRSTLCQDAVNSINEIAQSHSTLEMDVASGKRGSRQDHVRSLLTELTGAESALVVNNNAAAVLLAVNTLAQGASVIISRGQLVEIGGSFRMPDIIKRAGANLVEVGTTNRTRIADYENAFTDDTALILRCHPSNFKISGFVEEASLDELVDLAQSRHIPMVDDLGSGALLDISTFGMDYEPTVMQSVKAGASIVCFSGDKLLGGPQAGILVGKSDVIDLCRKNPLARALRVDKFTLAALEATLRVYRYGDPWAQIPTLAAISRPLDEITSQAKRLSRAINSLHVDGLTTTVEQVSSEIGGGSLPGQSIKSCAVALKSGWLSAEDLGEHFRGNDPPVFGRIAQERFLLDMRTVTKQEVNDILGCVKRLK is encoded by the coding sequence GTGAAAAAAACAAATACATCCGACCAATATCGACAACTGCCGTCCGTGGATGAGATGCTTCGCGACGAACGGATCGTATGCCTGTTGGACAAGCACTCCAGAACAGCAATCACTGACGCAATCAGGACTGTGCTTGAAAAATCAAGATGCGCAATTGCAGATGGTGCGCAGGCACCGGACCATAGTGAGTTGTATGAGCAGGTGGAAACTGAAGTCAAAAGGCTGGCAAGGCCATCGCTTCGCCGTGCGGTCAATGCGACAGGTGTGATCCTGCATACCAATCTTGGGCGCTCGACTCTCTGCCAAGACGCAGTAAACTCGATAAACGAGATCGCTCAAAGCCACAGCACACTGGAGATGGATGTGGCATCAGGCAAGCGCGGCTCCAGACAAGATCATGTCAGATCTCTGTTGACTGAGTTGACCGGTGCAGAAAGCGCTCTGGTGGTCAACAATAATGCTGCGGCAGTGCTGTTGGCAGTCAATACACTGGCGCAGGGCGCTTCGGTCATAATATCGCGTGGGCAGCTCGTCGAGATCGGCGGCTCTTTCCGCATGCCCGATATCATTAAACGTGCCGGAGCAAATCTTGTTGAGGTCGGAACAACCAACCGAACGCGCATTGCCGATTATGAGAATGCATTTACCGATGACACTGCGCTCATCTTGCGCTGCCACCCGAGCAATTTCAAGATCAGTGGTTTCGTTGAGGAAGCAAGTCTCGACGAACTCGTTGATCTGGCTCAGAGCCGTCACATCCCTATGGTGGATGACCTGGGCAGCGGTGCCCTTTTGGACATATCCACTTTCGGGATGGACTATGAGCCGACCGTTATGCAAAGTGTCAAGGCCGGCGCATCAATAGTCTGCTTCAGCGGCGATAAGCTGCTTGGCGGTCCGCAGGCTGGGATACTTGTCGGAAAGAGCGACGTTATAGACCTCTGTCGGAAAAACCCTCTCGCACGCGCTTTGAGAGTGGATAAATTTACACTGGCCGCACTGGAAGCCACGCTCAGAGTATATCGATATGGCGACCCATGGGCACAAATCCCGACGCTTGCCGCAATCAGCCGACCTCTCGACGAGATAACTTCCCAAGCAAAACGTCTGTCTCGCGCGATAAACTCGCTGCATGTAGACGGTCTCACTACGACGGTCGAACAGGTATCCTCAGAGATCGGTGGCGGGTCACTTCCAGGACAAAGTATTAAAAGCTGCGCAGTTGCTCTGAAGAGCGGCTGGTTATCTGCCGAAGATTTGGGTGAGCATTTTCGAGGAAATGACCCTCCGGTCTTCGGACGGATAGCGCAAGAACGGTTTCTCCTTGATATGCGCACTGTAACTAAGCAAGAAGTAAATGACATCTTAGGCTGCGTAAAACGGCTCAAATGA
- a CDS encoding HD domain-containing protein: MGIERAGRGGLHRVYEQTIDALVAAAGQRDRTAEGHSQRVTRYSAAIGKVLGLTSDEITNLKYAASLHDIGKVAISRKIINKIGKLNNDEFAIMKQHSTIAIRILEKVDGLEFAVPLIRHHHERFDGRGYPDGLSGEDIPLGSRIISVAEAFDILTSDVPWRDAMDQESALRELQACAGTQFDPAIVEAFRTAITSGYVER; this comes from the coding sequence ATGGGCATCGAGCGCGCGGGTCGAGGCGGGTTGCATCGTGTTTATGAACAGACGATAGATGCGCTTGTTGCTGCCGCAGGGCAGAGAGATAGGACTGCAGAGGGACACTCACAACGGGTGACCCGCTACAGTGCCGCAATTGGAAAAGTATTGGGTTTGACAAGCGATGAGATCACGAATTTGAAATATGCCGCCAGTCTTCACGATATAGGCAAAGTTGCAATCTCACGCAAAATCATCAACAAAATCGGCAAGCTCAATAATGATGAGTTCGCCATAATGAAACAGCATTCCACCATTGCAATACGGATCCTTGAAAAAGTTGACGGACTCGAATTTGCAGTTCCACTAATCAGGCATCACCACGAACGCTTTGACGGCAGAGGCTATCCTGATGGACTTAGTGGTGAAGATATTCCATTGGGTTCACGCATTATCTCTGTGGCTGAAGCATTCGATATACTCACCTCAGACGTGCCATGGCGCGACGCGATGGACCAGGAGTCTGCACTCCGTGAACTCCAGGCATGCGCCGGTACGCAGTTCGACCCGGCGATTGTCGAAGCGTTTAGAACAGCTATCACCTCCGGCTATGTGGAGAGATGA